A genomic window from Pantoea alhagi includes:
- a CDS encoding polyphenol oxidase family protein → MQNAAPVRTSALLTSLGWLDHAFLPAGIAPPEEIACGHQRHSPTVVMSEEAFPRKQCEADGVIATDPRPVAVYTADCLPVLIADTRQHHVAAVHAGLKGALAGVLPAAVNRLLALGATPESLFVAIGPAIAPCCYELGQDVLGTIISNPRVTAPQWFSTQPINLHAVRPQAEAKNQGIWFDLPALGRQMLLDMKIPAAQIEVLPVCTYCSAEPQSSYRRNAHFSDGYALRYSWIQRRT, encoded by the coding sequence CGGTTCGTACCTCTGCTCTGCTCACTTCGCTTGGCTGGCTGGACCATGCTTTTTTGCCGGCGGGAATAGCACCGCCAGAAGAGATTGCCTGTGGTCATCAGCGGCACAGCCCTACTGTCGTGATGTCTGAAGAGGCTTTCCCGCGCAAACAGTGCGAAGCAGATGGCGTGATCGCTACGGATCCACGCCCTGTGGCCGTATATACCGCAGATTGCCTGCCGGTGCTGATTGCCGATACGCGCCAGCATCATGTTGCAGCTGTACATGCAGGGTTAAAAGGGGCGCTGGCTGGCGTGCTGCCTGCGGCAGTGAATCGGTTACTGGCATTGGGTGCTACGCCTGAAAGCCTGTTTGTGGCGATTGGTCCAGCCATTGCGCCCTGCTGTTATGAGCTTGGACAGGATGTACTGGGGACGATAATCTCCAACCCGCGTGTTACCGCGCCGCAATGGTTTTCTACCCAGCCCATAAATTTGCATGCGGTACGACCTCAGGCAGAGGCAAAGAACCAGGGGATCTGGTTTGATCTTCCGGCGCTGGGACGACAAATGCTGCTGGATATGAAAATCCCGGCAGCCCAAATAGAGGTGCTGCCGGTATGTACTTACTGTAGCGCTGAGCCGCAATCCAGCTATCGACGAAACGCGCATTTTTCTGACGGATACGCTTTGCGTTACTCCTGGATCCAGCGCCGGACATAA